A region of the Pseudonocardia cypriaca genome:
CGAGCGCCTGACCGAAGACGTCGCCCCGTGCCTCGCACACCGACAGCGCCTCGAGGAGCCGCGCGCGCATCTCGCCGCCCCGGCCCTCGAGGAGCCGCGTCACGGCGAGGGCCCGGGCGGCATAGGCCGCGCGCCACGCTTCTCCCAGCTTCTCGAGCTCGGTCATCGCGTGCTCGAAATGCCCGTCCGCGATGTCGAACCGCCCGGCCATGTGCGCAGCCATGCCCGCGGTGACGAGCGCCATGGCCGCACTGCTGCTGTCCCCGGACGTGCCGTAGAGGACCGCGGACCGCTCGCACTCCCTCACGGCGCCGACCAGGTCTCCCGCGCCGAGCAGCTCCTGACCCCGGGTGTGGTGTCCGGCAGCCGCGTACTGCAACGCCGCGCGGATGGGGGCGGCACGGCGACCCGGTGCTTGAGCGGGTACCTCCTCGGCCAGGATCTGGCCGTACAACCGATGAGCATCCGGTCCCGGCTCGATGCCGAGCTGGTCGACGAGGCGGGCCCGGAGGTCGGCGAACACGGCGATGGCGTCCGCCCGCCGCCCCGCACCGGCCAGCGTTCGCATGAGCAGGATGTGCAGGGGTTCGTCGAGGGGCTCGGCGTGCGCGACCACGCGCAGGCGTTCGGCTGCGTGGTCCTCGTGCCCACCGGCGATGGCCAGCTCGGCGAGGATCTGAGCAGCACCCACCCGACGACGGGAGATCGAGACGGCTGCCGGATGGTGAGCGAGCCGGCCGCTGATGCCGTCGACGACAGGGCCGCGCCACAGGTCGAGCGCCTCGCCGATCTCGGCCTCGGCTCCCGCCGGGTCACCAGCCTCCCGCCTCGCCCTGGCGGCGGCGACCCGCTCGTCGAAGGAGAGGACGTCGAGCTGCGTGGCATCGGCCTCCAGGACGTAACCGGCTCCTGACCACCGGATCCGGGGGGCGCTCCGGTCGTCGAAGAGGGTCCGCCGCAACCGCGTGACATGTGTCTGGAGGATGCTCCGGTAGGTCGCTGGCGGCTCGTCCTCCCAGACGTACTCGACGATCTCGTCGAGGGACACCACGCGGTTCGCCAGCAGCGCCAGCAGCGCGAGCAGCGCGTGGATCTGGGGTGACCAGCTATCGGTGGACCGTTCTCCGCTTCTCACGATGAGCGGACCGAGCGCCTCGATCCGGACGCCGGCACCGATCCCCGGATCGGACATGATGTCGACGAACTCGCTGACCGGCAGATCCAACGCGTCGGCGAGTCGACGCACCGACGCCGTGCGCGGGCGCGCAACCCGCCCTGCCTCGATGTCGCGAAGCGCCCTGAGCGAGATGCCGGCTCGCGCCGCCAGCGCGCCCTGCCCCCAACCCAGGTCTGTTCTTCGGCGGCGCACGAGAACTCCGAGCCGACCGCCTCTTCTGTTCGCCATGGTCTCCCCCCGACGGGACGCCGATGTCCTACCGACCGCGCAACGCTTCGGTCACCCGGCCGAGCAACTTGCCGGTTTTGAATTCCGTGGGCGGCCGGACCGTGATTCCCGAGTACCCCCTTCCCCTCCCCGCCGCCCGTTGCCGAAAGAGTGTGCGACGCCCGTCCGAGTCCTCGGTGCGGACACTCCGGGCTGCGACGATGCCCAACGGTCTCGGCGCACATCCGGAGGACCTCCGAGCATCTCGTGTCGGCACCGCCCTCTCGTTGTAAGTTGCGCTCGGCACCCGAGAGGTTGACCCGCTACGCCAACTTTCTGCGAACTTTTCTACGTTGCGGGGCCGGAGGAAGGTGTACCGCCGCTGCAACAGGATCTGCCCACCAACCGGCGAGTTCCGCATAGGCGGCGGAGCTGCGCCGCAGCGATTCGTGGGTTCCCGTGGCGTTGCTCGCGGTGCCGTCCAGTACCAGAACGTTATCGGCCCGCATCGCCGAGCTCATGCGGTGCGCGATCACCACCAGAGTGCCGCCGCGCTCCGCGAACGCCTGCTCGACGACGGCCTCGCTGACCGGATCGAGGTGGCACGTCGCTTCGTCCAGGACGATCACCGGGGCCGGGGACAAGTGGGCCCGCACGAGCGCCACGAGCTGCCGCTGCGCGGCATCGAGATCAGTTGCGACGATCTTCGCGTCGATTCCCTCGTCGATTCCCCCGCGCACGCGCAGCAGGCACTCGGCGCCCAGCAGGGTGACGGTGGCCGCCACCTCGCGGTCGGTCGCGTCAGGACGCAGGTAGCAGAGGTTCTCACGCAGGGTGCCGTCGAAGACGTAGGACTCCTGCGGCACCACGGTGATGAGGCGCCGGTGGTCGGTCAACGCCACGCCGCCGATCGTGAGGCAGCCTTGTTGCGGCTGGTCGAGGCCGCCCAGCAGCCCTGCAAGCGTCGACTTGCCGATCCCGCTCGGGCCGACGACCGCCCAGTGCGAGCCGGCGGCCAGGCGGAGGTCCAGTGCGCGGATGACCGGCTCGACCTCGGGCCCGTACGCGAAACTCACGCTGCGCAGCTCGACATCGGTGCCGCGCGGCGGCGCGGATCGCGTCGCCGGTGGCAGGGGAGCCCGCTCGACGGCCTCCGAGGTCTCGGCGATCCGGTGCAGCGCCACCGCGAGCCGCAGCGCGGACCCGCCGACGGTGAGCGTCAGGGCGCGCAGCGTCGGCTCGACCGTCCCGACCAGGTAGGTGACGGCGCCGACGAGCGCCCCGGCCGTGACCCCGCGCTCGCCGAGGGCCGGCGCCAGCGCGAGCAGCACGACGACCGGGACGTAGGCCCCGAGGGCGACGGCTGTGGTGCGGGCCGATGTCAGCGCCGCCAGCCGGTGAACAGCGGACCGGTGCTGCTCGAACGCCTCGCCCGCCAGCTCGACGACGTGGTCCTCGGCACGGAACGCGGCGACGTCCCGCAGTCCTACCACCACCTGGCCGGTCACCTCCGCCACCCGCTCCTCGGTCAGCACCTGCGCCCGGTGGCGCCGTACCAAGGGTGTGAGGAGCAGGACGAACACCGAGAGCACCACCACCAGCGGAGGCACCACCGCTGCCAGCAGCAGCGGCTCGAGCACCGTCAGACCGATGACCGCCGCCAGTACGGCGAAGACCGTCCGGCGGGCGATCACGAGCAACCCCGCCAGGACGTCGCGCGCGGTCTCCACCTGCTGCGTCATCCGGCTGACGACCGAGGTGTCGACCGCCGCCCGGCTCGTCGCGGCGCCGGACAGCAGCCCGGTGACGACCCGCGTCAGCAGGCCGTCCCGCACCGCTTCGGCGAGCTCGCCGACCAGCGGGTAGATCCGCCGGGTCGCCTGGCCCGCCACGATGTGGGTCCCGGCGACCAGCGCGAGGTATCCGAGCCCGACCAGCGGGAGGTTCCGGGCGAAGCCCTCGTCGATCGCCAGAGCGAGGAACGCCCCCGATGCGAGCGAGGGCAAGGACTCCACCAGCGACCAGCCGGCCAGGGCGGCGAGGGTCGCCGGCCGGGACCGCAGGTACGGCGCGACGACCGCCCACGGGGTCGGACGGTGAACCCCGACCGCGGTCATGCGCCGACGGGGACGGGTGCGGACCCGAAGACGGCGCGGTACGCGGGGTCGCTCCACAGCTCGGTGTGCGGGGCGACCTGGCGCAGCCGTCCGCGGTCCAGCCAGGCCACGAGGTCGCACCGCGCCGCGGTGCCGAGCCGGTGTCCGACGACGACGGCGCTCCGACCACCGCGTTCCTCGGTGAGGACCTTGCTGACGTGCACCTCCGTCGCGGTGTCCAGGCTCGACATCGCGTCGTCAAGGACGAGCACCCGGGACGGCCGGGCGAAGGCACGCGCCAGACCGAGTCTCTGCAGCTCCCCGCCCGAGAGCGGGGCGTCGGCGAGGTGGGTTGCGTACCCCTGCGGGAGTCGCCGGACGAACCGGTCGGCGTGTGCGGCGGCAGCCCCCGACTCGACCTCGCGATCGGTGAGCGCCGCACCGAGGCGGAGCGCATCGGCGACGGTCCGGCCGATGAGGTGCGGGCGGGCGAACGCGGAGCTCACCAGGCCGCTCGCGGCCCTGGCGGAGAGCTCTCGCAGCGGGACGCCGTCGACCAGCACCTGCCCCGCATCGGGCTCGATCAAGCCTGCGATCGCACCGGCGAGGGCCGAGGCGCCCGACTCGGCGCCGCCCACGAGGGCGATCGAGGTGCCGCCCGGCACGGTCAGGTCGATCCCGTCCAGCACCGTGCGACCGCCGGAACGTATGGTCAGCCCCTGCACCAGCACGGTGCCCGTTCCCTCCGGGGCCGGCCTGCTGCCGCTCGGGCGCACCGGCAGCTGCAGCACCTCGATCACCCGCGCGGCGGCCGAGCGGGCGCGCACTCGCTGGGTCGCGATCTGCGCCAGGCCGAGGACGCCGAGCGCCATCGACGCGTAGGCGGCGGCCGCCAGCATCTGCCCGGGCTGCGTGCGGCCGGTTGCCACACCGAAGCCGACGATCGTGAGGACGCCGAACTGGACGGCGGGGAGCAGTAGTCCGAACTGCCAGCTCACCTCGCCCTGGGCCCGCCAGAAGCGGTGGCCGGCGCGCGACAGGTGCGGGAGCGGCCGGAGGATGCGCCTGACCTCGGGCTGCACCGTTCCGGCTCCGGCGATCGTGCGGATGCCGGAGAGCGCGCCGACGGCCCGACCCGCGATGGCCCCGTAGGCGTCGAAGTACGTGCGCATGTCCGAGGCTGTGTCGGCCACGAAGCGCCTGGCCAGCACGTACCCCACGGGGGCGGCGGCCAGCACCACGAGAAGGGTCCAGGGGGCGATGGCAGCGAGACCGAGCAGCCCGGCCGCCGTGGCCACGCCCATGCTCACGGACGCGGTCCAGACCGTGAGCTCACCGGCTGTGGTGGCGGTGTCGGCGGTGACCCGGCTGACGAGGTCGCCGGACCCGATCCGGCCGGCGTCCGCCGGGCCCACCCGTGCCAGGTGAGCGATGACCTGGCGTCGCAGGCGCTGGGCGATCACCGCGGCGCCGGTCGTGACGAGGTACTGCGCGCCGACCTCGGCAGCCAGCAGACCGGCGAGCACCAACCCGAGGACCAGCACCGCCACCGACACCCGTTCACCGGCGAGCACCGCGTTCACCGCCACGGCGAGCACCGCGGGCAGCACCGCGGCGAGCACGTCACCGATCGCGGACGCCGACATCGCCGCGACGGTCCACCACCCTCCGGCCCGGACCGCGCGACGGGCGTACCGGCCGCTGCCCGACATGCCTCCCCCTTCTGTATCCATGGAAACGGTGGCAGGCGTGATCGGTGCACCGATCACGCCGCCTCCTTCGACGAGCACCTACCGCACGCAGGAGATGCTGAGGGTGCTGTTCGGGCACGGCCAGGACCAGCTGACGGTGCTGACGTGGCCGGGCTCGGCATGAGCGGGCGCCGCGTCCATCTGCTGGAGTTCCAGGATCCTGTGCATGTCACCTCCTCTCGGGGTCGCCCGTGATGCGCACCGAGCCGCTCAGGGCATGGGCCAGCAGACATGAATGCTGAGCGAGCTGTTGGGACAGGGCAGCGAAACGCTGATCGTGCTGAACGGCGTGTTGTCGGCGTGCCCAGGACCCGCCGATCCCGTGCTCTGGAGTTCCAGGATCCTCTTCATCGTTCACCTCCTCCGCCGTCGTCCTGTCATACAACGCGGGCTACCCGCAAACGGTCACGGGGTACAAAGCGAAAGGCTGATGGTGCTGGTCAGGCATATCGCGCCGATACTGAACGTGCTGTACGGGAGGCTGTCCGGGCCCCCGTCAACGCGTACGGGAGCAGCCATCCCCATTTCCTGGAGCCCCAGAATCTGGTTCATTGTTCACCTCCTTCCACTCGGATACCGACGCGGAGTTCATTCCGCCGACTTGTAGCAAAGCCCGGGAATCAGGCTCAGCGTGCTGCCGCAGATGTAAACGCTCACGGCACTGATCTGCGGAGTGACCGCTCGTGGAGCGCTCGCCTGCAG
Encoded here:
- a CDS encoding ATP-binding cassette domain-containing protein codes for the protein MSGSGRYARRAVRAGGWWTVAAMSASAIGDVLAAVLPAVLAVAVNAVLAGERVSVAVLVLGLVLAGLLAAEVGAQYLVTTGAAVIAQRLRRQVIAHLARVGPADAGRIGSGDLVSRVTADTATTAGELTVWTASVSMGVATAAGLLGLAAIAPWTLLVVLAAAPVGYVLARRFVADTASDMRTYFDAYGAIAGRAVGALSGIRTIAGAGTVQPEVRRILRPLPHLSRAGHRFWRAQGEVSWQFGLLLPAVQFGVLTIVGFGVATGRTQPGQMLAAAAYASMALGVLGLAQIATQRVRARSAAARVIEVLQLPVRPSGSRPAPEGTGTVLVQGLTIRSGGRTVLDGIDLTVPGGTSIALVGGAESGASALAGAIAGLIEPDAGQVLVDGVPLRELSARAASGLVSSAFARPHLIGRTVADALRLGAALTDREVESGAAAAHADRFVRRLPQGYATHLADAPLSGGELQRLGLARAFARPSRVLVLDDAMSSLDTATEVHVSKVLTEERGGRSAVVVGHRLGTAARCDLVAWLDRGRLRQVAPHTELWSDPAYRAVFGSAPVPVGA
- a CDS encoding BTAD domain-containing putative transcriptional regulator, with the translated sequence MANRRGGRLGVLVRRRRTDLGWGQGALAARAGISLRALRDIEAGRVARPRTASVRRLADALDLPVSEFVDIMSDPGIGAGVRIEALGPLIVRSGERSTDSWSPQIHALLALLALLANRVVSLDEIVEYVWEDEPPATYRSILQTHVTRLRRTLFDDRSAPRIRWSGAGYVLEADATQLDVLSFDERVAAARARREAGDPAGAEAEIGEALDLWRGPVVDGISGRLAHHPAAVSISRRRVGAAQILAELAIAGGHEDHAAERLRVVAHAEPLDEPLHILLMRTLAGAGRRADAIAVFADLRARLVDQLGIEPGPDAHRLYGQILAEEVPAQAPGRRAAPIRAALQYAAAGHHTRGQELLGAGDLVGAVRECERSAVLYGTSGDSSSAAMALVTAGMAAHMAGRFDIADGHFEHAMTELEKLGEAWRAAYAARALAVTRLLEGRGGEMRARLLEALSVCEARGDVFGQALVLDTLSDIANGEGDTWSARSWKDQANRWWAVLSAPPVGEQRSVPLQAV
- a CDS encoding SapB/AmfS family lanthipeptide translates to MHRILELQQMDAAPAHAEPGHVSTVSWSWPCPNSTLSISCVR
- a CDS encoding ATP-binding cassette domain-containing protein, which gives rise to MTAVGVHRPTPWAVVAPYLRSRPATLAALAGWSLVESLPSLASGAFLALAIDEGFARNLPLVGLGYLALVAGTHIVAGQATRRIYPLVGELAEAVRDGLLTRVVTGLLSGAATSRAAVDTSVVSRMTQQVETARDVLAGLLVIARRTVFAVLAAVIGLTVLEPLLLAAVVPPLVVVLSVFVLLLTPLVRRHRAQVLTEERVAEVTGQVVVGLRDVAAFRAEDHVVELAGEAFEQHRSAVHRLAALTSARTTAVALGAYVPVVVLLALAPALGERGVTAGALVGAVTYLVGTVEPTLRALTLTVGGSALRLAVALHRIAETSEAVERAPLPPATRSAPPRGTDVELRSVSFAYGPEVEPVIRALDLRLAAGSHWAVVGPSGIGKSTLAGLLGGLDQPQQGCLTIGGVALTDHRRLITVVPQESYVFDGTLRENLCYLRPDATDREVAATVTLLGAECLLRVRGGIDEGIDAKIVATDLDAAQRQLVALVRAHLSPAPVIVLDEATCHLDPVSEAVVEQAFAERGGTLVVIAHRMSSAMRADNVLVLDGTASNATGTHESLRRSSAAYAELAGWWADPVAAAVHLPPAPQRRKVRRKLA